The genomic DNA AGGCGAAATCGACATCCTGCGGATAAATATTCTTGCCCGCCTTCAGCATGGCATATAGCTGCGAGAGCACCTGTCCGGCAGTATCGACCCGCCCTTCATCTCCATCAGCCGCAGACACGGTCAGTGTGCTTCCACGGCTTTCAATAGAAACATCCAAACGCTCACTGAGCAACTTGAGATGCTGATTCTGAGGGCCGAATAACTGACTCGCCAATTGGCTATCGTCAAATTCAAGTTTCAATGCTGACAGCTCCGATTTATCCGGTTATGCGGCAGCCAAAATGGCTACCCCTTCTTTCTCAAAAACATCCACTTGCACGCCCTGCGTTCCATAAGATTGGCCAATTCGTACAAAGCCGCCCCCATGATGCTCATGGCGATGATGCCGGTAAACATGCGGAGGTAGTCCATGGCACCCCACGCATCCATTATCATATAGCCCAGCCCTCGCGTGGTGGCAAAGGATTCCACAAAAAACAACACTGCGACCGAAACTCCGGTGCCGAGCCGAAGCGCTGTAAACCCGTGCGGCAACGCAGCAGGCAGCAGGACTTCGCGGAACACGTTCCACCGGGAACCGCCCAGAGATCGAACGGAGTCGGCGTATTTCGGATTGATGGCGCGCACGCCGTCACGCGTGGTCACCAAAATCTGATAGCCGAGAATAAGCGAGATCATGGCTATCTTTGCGGCATCGCCCAGACCGAACAGCAGCAAAAAGATCGGCAGCAACACGATTTTGGGCACCGGATATGTCAAAAAGACGAAAGGAGCGAGCAGTTTGTCCACTTTCCTGACGCACCCCATCAGCAATCCAAGAGGAAAAGCCACTCCCCACGCGAGAATCATGGCGGCTACCGCCCGGTATGCGCTCACTCCGAAATGCTCCCAGAACAAACGGGTCCCGGCGGCGGAGACAAAAGCCGTCACAGCATCTTCGGGGTACGGGAGTATGATACCACCCATGGCCATGGCCGTAAGCTTCCACAGACCTCCCATCACCGCAATGACGACAGCGTATCGAATACACGGACGCAGGTTTACCATACGTCCTCCACGGTATGCCGAAGTTGTTTCAGCAGTTCGAATCCGGTCGCCGAATCACGAACCCCGGCATCACCGAAACCGGGATTGTCGAACACTGCCACGGGGCGGGCCGGAGAGGCAGACATGACCATAATCCGCTTGCCCAGCATGACAGCCTCCTCCAGCGAATGCGTCACAAGGACATATGGCACCTTTCGAAGCTGCCACGTATCCAGCAACGCCAACTGCAACCGTTCACGGGTCAGGGCATCAAGAGAGGAAAACGGTTCGTCGAGCAGCATCAACCGAGGCCGCGTGACAAACGCACGGGCAATAGCCACCCGCTGCTGCTCCCCGCCGCTCAGGTTGGCGGGATAATCACGCTCCCGTCCGATAATACCGACTTCCGCAAGCTGAACCTTCGCCCGACGGATACGTTCCTTGCGCGAAACACCCTGCACCTTGAGGCCGAGCGCGACGTTGTCCACAACGGATCGCCACGGGAGCAAGCCGTAATCCTGCAAGATAATCGAAATATCCGAAGTCGGTCCGGCGATTTCATTCCCATCGAGAAACACGGCCCCGGTGTCCGCGGGAGACAGGCCGCTCAGGATATACAGCAGTGACGTCTTGCCGCACCCGGAAGGCCCGACAACAGCCAGCGTCTCCTCCCGCCCGAGCGAAAAGGAGACGCCGTCCAGAACGGTCTTTCCACCGTAGATTTTTCCGAGATTTTCAGCTTTCAGCATACGCTAGGGAATGATCGGAGACACGACCAGCTCCTGCGGCAACCGCTCCTTGAGCAGCCCCTTGGAAAGCATCCAGTCCTGTACCTCATTCAGTTCGGCATCAGTTGGAAGTTCGGGCATGGGATACGGGTAAACCGGAAATTCCGAAACCAACGGTTTGGGGATGCGGCATGTCTCGGCCATCAACTGCCGGTAGTCCTCCGGCTTTTCGGTCAGTCGTTTGACTGCCTCCCTGTACGCCGTTACGAATCGGATATAGGACCCGGCTCCACCTTTGAAATATTTACGATGCAGGCACAAAACCGTCAGGGGGATATTCAGATCGTCCGCAGTGACAAGCGCCCCGCCCCCCTTGAATTTTGCCAATGAGAGCAACGGCTCGGGCAGCAAAGCGGCATCAATCTGGTCGGTCATGAGCATCTGAAGCCGGATGGGCAACTTCTTGATTTCGATTCGCTCGAAATGATAGCTGCCGACGCCGAGCTTCTCTTCCATTTTGTCAGCCAGAAATTCCATGATGGTGGATTTGGAAAGGCCAAGCTTTTTCCCGGCAAGATCACCGATACCGGCGTCCTTGTTCTTTGGCGACAGGCCGATGCCGAACATGGGATACCCGGGCGTGGTGCGCCACGAAGTCATGGCGATATACATGGGGACATCCCGGCTGATAAGCAGATACGTGGCAATAAGATCACCAAAATACCCGTCAAGCTGTCCTGCCTGCATGGCCGTATCCCGCTCCAAAGCCGAAGAGAATCTGACAAGCTCCACATCCAGCCCCTGCTCGGCGAACAGGCCGTCATGCACACAGACCTGAAGCGGCAGGGTGTCAATCACCGGCAGGATACCGAAACGAATCTTGGACTCAGCCGCATGAGCACTGAGACTGAAAAGGGCAATCGCCATGATCGTAAGGACCATCTTTCTCATGAAATTCTCCCTGATTTTGATGGCGGTTATGTAACACGACAAAACCGGAAAGAAAAGGCGTTGCCATGATGACAACGCCCTTGATTTACCTGACCTGCCGAACCGGCAGTATTCAATTGCCTCAACCACCGCCATGAGGTCGAATAAAACTCCGCACTACAAGCAACAGCAAGACAACTGCACCGAAGATTCCCACCCAATGCGGCAAGACTTCACGGACTTCAGACACCACGGCACGAATATCAATTCCGAGCGCAACATACAGATGGTCCACAATCACGGCCAGAGCGAGCGAACAAACCACTATAGCGAGAACATACAGACCGGCGGCACGCTTTCCAAGCGTCTTGAGCATGACAGTGATGGTCGCTCCATTGGTGGCGGGACCGGCCAGCAAAAAAACAAGTGCCGCACCGGGAGACAACCCCTTCAACAACAGGGAGGCCGCGATCGGCGTCGAAGCAGTCGCGCAGACATAGAGAGGCAAAGCTATGACCAACATGGCGAGATACGACAAAACGCCTCCACCGACATACTGGTTCAGAGCGTCGTCGGGAAGGACCGCGGCAATGACTCCGGCAATGAGTACGCCAACCAGAAGCCAGCGGCCGATGTCACCAATCATCTCGCCAAAAGCGTATTCCATGCCGGAACGGAAACGCCCGAGCACACTCGGCTTGCCTTCTGCATCACAACCACACGCGCACTTGTCATGCTCATGGTCATGACTCATTTTCAACAGTCCGTTCATGGGCAATGACGGCTCTTCCTTCTCGGGGAACGCATTCACCAGCACACCAGCAAATACCGCCGTTATCGAAGCCGCAATCGGTCGAATGACCGTCATGATCGGGTCGATAAGCGCATAGGTCACCGCCATTGAATCCACACCCGTCTCAGGGGTGGAAATCATGAAGGCTGTGGTCGCCCCCTTGCTCGCACCCTGCCGTCGAAGCCCAAGCGCGGCAGGCAGCACTCCGCAGGAGCACAGGGGCAGGGGCACTCCCATCACCGATGCCTTGACCACGGCACCGACACTGTTTCCACCAAGGTGCTTGGCAAGAAACACATCGGGTACGAACGCCTTGAGAAGCCCTGCCACAAAGAAACCGAACAGGACATACGGCGAAGCCTCGACAAGGACATGCCATGATTCCAATACTATCTTCAACATTACATCAATCATACTTTTCTTCTCTCTAAACAATTATTAAAAATGAACACCTGTTCATATAAAATAACAAAAAAAAGAGGAGGAAAGCCTCAGCTTTCCTCACGAATATGGTCAATACCCTGCACGATCAACGTACGAACATGATCGTCATCCAGAGCGTAATATACATTCTTCCCTTCCTTGCGATAGCGAACGAGCTTTGCCGCGCGGAGCAACCGAAGCTGATGCGATATGGCCGACTGGGACATATCCAAAACCTCGGCAAGTGCACATACACACAACTCATGAACAGACAAGGCAAAAAGAATTCGAGACCGGGTATAGTCCCCGAGCGCCTTGAACAACTCGGCAAGAAACAGAAACTCACGTTCCGAAAGCATTCGTTCCTTGACCATGCTCACATTTTCCGCATGGCTGGAAGTATCACCACAAGCTACGTTGGACATCCGCACCTCTCTTAAATGATTAATCACTCATATGTAACAAATGTAACCATGCGCCATGCATCTGTCAAGCGGTCGATAAAACGCCCTTATCCAAAAGAATTTATTGAAACTATTTGATATCGCACAGTTGAAACAAAAAAAAGCGGGGACTGTCTTCAAACAGCCCCCGCCAGATTCTGAATCATGAAACTAGCCCAACCCAAGCCTGTTCTGGATCAGATATTTGCGTCCGGCGCAATCGACGATCTCTTCTATGAGTCCGGCATGCTCAAGCCCACTTGACCGGACCTCGGCGACCAGTCCCGCAACGTTCTTTTCTTCTTCAAGATATCCGAGCACGACATCACGCACCCCTTTGACTGAAACAAGACGGTCCGCCCAGCCGATACCCTCCTGATACAGCATCTTGGCAGAAACAAAGGAAGCCACAAGCGCCAACTGGTGTCTGCGCGGAATGTCATTGATAATACGATCCCGGTACTTCTGCACAAGGATTGCCGGACAATAAGACAACACGACGTCACACAAACGCGGATCATCCGCCACACTATCGACCTCCTCTTCCAGAACGACAGCCACCCTGTCGGCAAGAGAGTTGATGGATTCGGACAATTGATAGGATAGTTCGGTAATGGTTTTCGCCCCACCCGCAAGCTTGAACTCGCGCATGAGTACCCGTGCTTCCGCACGCGCTCTCAACCGCAGAATATCCAGCAGTTGCACAACATAATAGTCCTTGATGTCGAGGAATTCCTTCTCGCTCAGGATCAGTCCGGCAAGTATTTCATACGACGAGCATATCACGCCCGTCTTGTTGGCAGAAGGACCGGGAACCGCAAGCACTCCCGCTTTCTCCATCTCGGCACGCGCATCCGTGGAAATGAAGATATTCGCCCCTTCCACCAGTCCTCTGGCTGAAGGCGTCCCATCCTTTTGCAGGAATTCACGCCAATTGGACATATTGATGGTATCAGGCCTGCCACCGGACGGAATGAAAATATCCGCCACCGCAGTATTGTGCAGTTCATTGCGAATCTGCGTTCCGTGAGCATCCTCGGTGGACACGACAAACGCCCCTTCCCCCTTCAGCTTTGCCGGATCGAAATGAGACGCCTTGAGTTCATTATCCATGAGCCGAATCAGTTCAGCATGATCCATTCCATCAGGATCAAAGGCCGCTCCGTGCCCGTCGGTCATGGCAACGATTCGCGCGTTTTCACCATACTCCCGCATAAGGATTTTCATGACGTTGGACGCCACATCCCCTGCCGGACCACCGGTAATCTTCACGGTAAACGGCTCATTCTTCGGATCAATGCCGAGGGTATGCAGCAGCTCATCCGCAAAAACGATCACGCCCTCGCTGGTCACGCCGTATTCCTTGTGAGCAATGCCTGCTCCGGGCTTGGAACTCATGAAAGCGCTCGGCCACTTGTAACCGCGGAACTGTGCCCGCGCTGCAATCCAGTTGATATGGGCCGGGGTAATATTTTCATCGGGCCCAAGGAAGATCAGTTCCTCACGATCAAGGTAATCCACAATACCGGGTTGGACAAAACCTTCCGAACCTTCCGGGATGACGAGCAGATCAAGGAATGAATCGACCATGCTTTTCACTGCCAGATCAATATCCGCTTCAGGGCCGAGCAGAACAACCGCCTTGGACCCTCCTTCCGGGATATCCTTATTCTTGAACTGCTGGGCGCTGGCAAGTTTGGTCACCTCATCAAACAGCCTGTTCGATTCCATCTCGAAGTGTTCCTGCGACCATGTACGCACCACCCGGACACCGCCACGGGCCGTATCGCGATACCGCACATGGAAAGCAAAACAGTAGGGACCGTGGAAGCAGTATATGCCGAACGGCCTTTCCTCCTTGGGCATGGGGGACAAGATAAGCGGATTCAGCCGGAAACTCAGACCGAGCTTGTGCGGCAGGTAATAGTTCGTCCTCATGGTGTAACGGAAGAACTTGAATATGTAGGTCATGATCTTTCGATGAACCGGATTTCCGATCATGCTGATGGCACTGCGAACTTCGCTTCTTTTTTCGGCAAGAGCGGCACTACGATCGCCCACAAAGTCAGGATTGAAACGAGTATCAAAATATTCCATCAGCATTCCGCTGACATCCCGATGCTTGAGGATGGCATACAGGATTCGGCTTGACGTATACGCATGGATGTCCTTGCTGATGAGGAATTGATGTGCGAACTCGCTGGCGGCCTGCATGAGCATGACCTGCCTAAGCTCCCAACCGTCTTCATCAGCCAATGCTTCAAGGCCATGAAAGGCGAACCACTTGGTCAATCGCAGTTGCCGTTCAAGACGACGCCACTGTTCAGAGTCTTCCTGCAAATCAATACGCGAAGTATCAAGATAAAAACTCATGATCGCTATGGTGGACTTCTCACCACGATCGAATTCATCGGAATATGCCCGGTCAACCGGAATATCCTCACGTGCAAACACGTTGACGACCCTCAAGAGCAAGCCCTTTCGCGGCGGGTTTTCCATGGCAACGGTAATCCGGTCAAAACCGGGATGCACACCCTTTTCAAGCTGGACCTGCACCCGCTCAAATCCCTCAACGCACCCACAGGTCCGGAAATGACGTACCGCCCGCCCAGCCTCAAACTTCTCTACATAGTCTTCACTGGCAGAAGACAGGAATTGCTCGAAGGATTCAACATCCTTCGACTCAACGGAAACGGCTCCCTCACGGACGCTGGCAAGGGCCTTTTTATAATTGTCGCCGTCAACCGCGCATTGGGGCTGGGGGCCGAAAATAAACGTATCAAGCCGCAACGAATCGTCCCGGCTAGAATAGATGCGTGCAATCTGGATATCCTTGTCGAGATACCCCCTCAGCACCCCGCCGAGCGCCTTCATGTCACCCCCCGGCGTAATATGCGTCACCATGGAACCGCACGGACTTCGCAGTGCCAGAGACTGCTTTTCGCGGCGGACATTTCCGGAAAGAAGCGCCATTAAATGGCGAATTTGCTCGGATTCATTATGCGTTCTGAAATAATACTCCGGCATTGAACCATAAAACCAGGGAATAAGGTCTGCCGCAGATTCTTTCAGCCGATTCTCAACCTTTTCCTGAATATCAGACGGATTGACGACCACATCAACGTTCATTATTCACCTCATCTGGCAAATTTAAAATTTTCTCCTATATCCTTGTGCATGCCCCTTGGAAATGAGTCAAGATTTTGTCAAAATCATTTTTCACACATTAGACGCATTATAAATGTGACTATTAACAATCTAATATCGTGGACATAAAACACATCGCGCGATATATGAAATAAAGACCGAGCCATAGGGGCACGGCAAGAATTCGGCAACGAGGGATCGACCATGAGCAAAACCGCGATAGACACTGGTATTCTGCTGGAAACCGGCACCAATGAACTCGAAATCCTTGAGTTCTATATCAATGAAACCCTCAAGGAAGGCGAAGAGCCCGTCAAAAACTACTTCGGCATCAATGTAGCCAAAGTCATGCAGGTCATTGAAACACCCAACCTTGAACCGCCGGAATCCGCGCCACACCCGTCTTTCATGGGCACCATTCCCCTGCGGGATCTCATTCTGCCCGTGCTTGATCTTTCCGTCTGGCTTGAGCTCAACATGCCGAAAACGGAACGGGATATTGTCATCGTCACGGAATTCAGCAAGACAGTGACCGGATTCCTTGTTTCCGGTGTTACCGAAATTCATCGCGTGGGCTGGGGCGAGGTCATTCCTCCGACCAGCGTCATCTCCCAAAGCACCGACTCCATCGTCGGCCTTGTGGACAAGGGAGACCACTTCATTCAGCTGCTTGATCTCGAAACCATCCTCACCCAGATCGAGCCGGCCAGCGATCTGGAAATGACCCGTGCCGACAGGGAATACAAGGTCTTGGTGGCCGACGACTCCGCCACCATCCGCATGATGCTTGAACAAAATCTCACTGCGGCCAACTTCAAGCCGATCATCACGAACAACGGCAGTGAGGCTCTCAAAACCATCATGGCGCTGAAAGCCCAAGCCGAAGAAGAGGGCAAGGAAATCACCGAATTCGTGGATGTCATTGTTTCCGATATCGAAATGCCCCTCATGGACGGCTTCAGTCTGACAAAAAATATCAAGGACGATTCCGTCTTGCAGAAACTGCCCGTCATACTGTACTCCTCCATCATCACAAAGGAACTGAAGCACAAAGGGGATTCCGTAGGAGCCGACCTGCAAATCACGAAACCGGATCTGCACACTATCCCTGAAAAAGCCATTGAACTGATTGAAGGAAGTAAAGATTGATATATCGCGGAGATGAAGTTCTCGAAGTCTATCTCGAAGAAACAACCGACAGGCTCGATTCCATTGAATCGGGCCTCTTGAAGCTTGAAAATCAGGCGGAATGCGATCCGTCGCTGGTCAATTCCATTTTTCGTGATGCCCACTCCGTCAAGGCCGGGGCCAACCTTCTCGAACTGAAGAATATCGAGGCACTTTCGCACAAGCTCGAAAATGTTCTTGAAATGATCCGACGCTGTGAGCTGGACGCAACGGAAATGATCATAACCGCCAGTCTGGAGTCCGTAGACAAACTACGCGAGCTGGTGGACAATATTGAAAACAGCGAATCCATCAGCATCCGACTGCATACCGCCATGCTTGAAATGTCGGTAAAAAAAACCCTTGAACAGAGTTAAGACAACTTTCGCATCAAACACACAAAGAAGGCCGCTTCCATACAGGAAGCGGCCTTCTTTGTGTCTTAAAAACCGACTCGCTCTTAATTTTTGAACATTTCCAGAATACTTTCAGCATCCTGCATTTTGGAAAACGACGTATTGCTGAACACTTCGCTCTCCACGGCCTTGAGGAATTCATCATAATTCATCTGGGTGAAATCGATCATCACACCCTTCACCTTGAAATACAACTGAAGAAAACTCATCAGCGAATCTTCCTCAAGACACTTGGTCAGCCCTACCGCATCGGTAACAGAGGTAAACGGTTTGTTCATCCCTCCGAGAAAGAACATATCCAGTCCGCTCTCGCCATCCGTCACCACGCCGAGCAGGTTGAACGTCTTGAGCTTGGCTGCGAATTCATCGGTCATGTCCGGGAATTCCATGATGTCCTTCTTGGGAAACACACTGGCAAAGACCATCTGGCCGTCTTCATCGGCCATGGTATGCCGAAAGACGGTCTCACCATGATTCTTGCGTGCCGCCTTGATGGTTTCATAAAGATCACAGGCAAAGGCGAGCCTGAGGTCCTGCACAATTTTCTCGTCCATGATGCAACTCCGTGGCTAAATGATTCCGTGCAAGGGGCCGCCAGATGCGCCGAGGGCGTCAACGCGTTTCTCGACCTCGGGATCGGGATCGAGCGGCGGAGCGTGGTACGTCTTGAGTCGGGCATCGATGACAATGGAAGTCTTCGCGCCCCAGTGTTTTGCATGAGTGAAACCGTGAACCCCGTAAATATCGGTGGCCGGATCGGAACGGGTAAATGTGACCCACAGGAAATTATCCCAGTTCTGAGCCGTGAAACCGGCGTCGTCCGCAACGACGATCATGGGGAACCCTTCAATTCCCACAGCCTTTTCCAGCGCTGCACCAAGTCGGTCGAAAGCCGCGTCCTGCTGGTCACGCTTCTTTTGATGCTTCGGCCCCTTGATAACAAGAATACCGGGAGCAAAGACCTGAGGATCACGGAACCCGCGAGGCAGGTTCATGTTGCTCGGCATCTCCGTTGACAGTTCACGCTTCTGTGACCCGGCAGCCGCCCACACAAGCTTCGACCCCTGATTCAGGCTGATACCTGAATAATCAAGCGTGTCGATGGTCGTCCGGGTAATAAAATGCAGGTCCCGCTTGAGGTCAACACGCTCAAGCATGTGCTTGAAGAAGCCGGGAATATCATGGCATGACGCGCCTTGACGCATGTCCTCGCGTGCGGCGATAAGCACGTATTTCGACAATGAGGTCTGTGTATTGCCAAGCAATGCCATGGCATTGGTCAGCAATTCCTGCGGCTGCCGCTCCTCGGCGTAAGGCACATATCGCTCACTTCCCACAGCGAGCAGCAGCGGATGCACGCCCGCAGCGTCCACGGCATGCACCTCATGCACGCCGGAAAAAACTGACGGCACCAGTTCGGCAGTCAATTCATGGATGAATTCACCGAACATGGTATCTTCCTGCGGCGGCCGTCCCACCGTGGTGAACGGCCAGACGGCATCATTGCGATGAAAGACCTTGTCCACCTTGAGAACCGGAAAATCATGAGCCAGACTGTAATACCCCAAATGATCACCGAACGGGCCTTCAGGTTTTTCCAACCCTTTGACCACGGTGCCGGAAATACAGAAATCCGCTTCGGCGGGAACGGGCAGACCGCCCTCACGGGTAACCATGGGAATTCGATGCCCACCCATGGCACCGGCAAAGAAAATTTCAGCCAGTCCATCAGGCAGCGGCATAACGGCAGCCAAAGTCATGGCCGGTGCGCCGCCCACGAAAACATTCACCCTGAGTGGGATATTCTTCTTGATGGCCTGTGCATGGTGGTGACCGATACCACGATGAATCTGGTAATGCAGGCCGACTTCCTTGTCTGGAATGAAGTCATTCCCCGACAACTGCACCCGGTACATGCCCATGTTGGAACCGGCGTACCCGGGATTGTCCGGACTTTCCGAATAGACCTGCGGCAATGTCACGTATCCGCCGCCGTCCATGGGCCATGAAACAAGCTGTGGCAATTGGGAAACCGTCGTTTCATTTTGCAGGACAGGCCCCCATGAAACGTTTTTCGGCATGGTGTGCCAAGCAGTCTTGGGCGCTCCCAGATACTTCCATGGACGCTTGAATGCCTCCATGGGGGAAAGCTTCAATTTCATCAATCGCTGTACCATCTCTATGGTATCGCGAAAAATGAAATGCATGCGTTGCTTTGTGCCGTACAGATTGGCAGCCATGGGGAACCGGCACCCTTTCACACTGGTGAAAAGAAGCGCCGGACCTCCGGCCTGAAAAACCCTGCGCTGAATGGCCCCGACCTCGATGTTCGCATCGACTGTCTTGTCAATTCGAACGAGTTCGCCGCGAGCCTCAAGTGCGTCAAGACACTCTTTGGTATTCTTGTATCCCATGAATGGTTCCCGTTGTTGTATCGCTGGCGGAACAATCTAGACGGAAAGAGCGGAAAAGTTAAGGAAAGATTCTACTAATCCGGGAACCGAAAGAACTCTGGCCGAAATCACTGCTGCATCACCTGCGGAGGACTCCACACGCACGCATACTCCACTGGACGGGAACGCAGGATATTCTCTTTGATGTCCACTTCAAGCGGCTTCATGTTGCAGGATGCCCGGTTGCGGCAAGTATTACAATAAATCTTTGGATACGGGCATACAAGACAATACGGTCTGTAATCATCGCACGTTAAAGAATTCCAAGGGCGTCTATGTCCGAGTACGCACTTCTTCTGATAGAACACGCACTCGAGACAATTGTTTGACACAATTAACATTTTTCGCATTACCCACCTCCTTTTCGGGTGTCTTCTCAGTATCCGAGAAAAACACACCTCCGAATAAGTCGGTATTATAATTTCGGTACAATTCCCCCTCCAGCCTGAACTGAATATGTAACCTCAAAGTAACACTCCGAAATAACGAGCAACCTTTGAGAAACCTCTGTCGAACAAATTTTGCCATCAAAAATCTTTATGCTATGAACAGCAGGACAGACACCTTTCATCGGAGAACAAAGCCATGACGCTCATACAATGGGACGAATCCATGTCCGTCGGACATGATGAAATAGATGACCAGCATAAAAAACTCATAGGCCTTATCAATCGGGCATATAAGGCCATGCAAAAACATGACGAGCACATGATGGTCTCACTGATCAACGAAATGCGCGACTATGCAACCATGC from uncultured Pseudodesulfovibrio sp. includes the following:
- a CDS encoding Hpt domain-containing protein; this encodes MIYRGDEVLEVYLEETTDRLDSIESGLLKLENQAECDPSLVNSIFRDAHSVKAGANLLELKNIEALSHKLENVLEMIRRCELDATEMIITASLESVDKLRELVDNIENSESISIRLHTAMLEMSVKKTLEQS
- a CDS encoding chemotaxis protein, with the protein product MSKTAIDTGILLETGTNELEILEFYINETLKEGEEPVKNYFGINVAKVMQVIETPNLEPPESAPHPSFMGTIPLRDLILPVLDLSVWLELNMPKTERDIVIVTEFSKTVTGFLVSGVTEIHRVGWGEVIPPTSVISQSTDSIVGLVDKGDHFIQLLDLETILTQIEPASDLEMTRADREYKVLVADDSATIRMMLEQNLTAANFKPIITNNGSEALKTIMALKAQAEEEGKEITEFVDVIVSDIEMPLMDGFSLTKNIKDDSVLQKLPVILYSSIITKELKHKGDSVGADLQITKPDLHTIPEKAIELIEGSKD
- a CDS encoding ABC transporter substrate-binding protein — translated: MRKMVLTIMAIALFSLSAHAAESKIRFGILPVIDTLPLQVCVHDGLFAEQGLDVELVRFSSALERDTAMQAGQLDGYFGDLIATYLLISRDVPMYIAMTSWRTTPGYPMFGIGLSPKNKDAGIGDLAGKKLGLSKSTIMEFLADKMEEKLGVGSYHFERIEIKKLPIRLQMLMTDQIDAALLPEPLLSLAKFKGGGALVTADDLNIPLTVLCLHRKYFKGGAGSYIRFVTAYREAVKRLTEKPEDYRQLMAETCRIPKPLVSEFPVYPYPMPELPTDAELNEVQDWMLSKGLLKERLPQELVVSPIIP
- a CDS encoding ABC transporter ATP-binding protein; protein product: MLKAENLGKIYGGKTVLDGVSFSLGREETLAVVGPSGCGKTSLLYILSGLSPADTGAVFLDGNEIAGPTSDISIILQDYGLLPWRSVVDNVALGLKVQGVSRKERIRRAKVQLAEVGIIGRERDYPANLSGGEQQRVAIARAFVTRPRLMLLDEPFSSLDALTRERLQLALLDTWQLRKVPYVLVTHSLEEAVMLGKRIMVMSASPARPVAVFDNPGFGDAGVRDSATGFELLKQLRHTVEDVW
- a CDS encoding NAD-glutamate dehydrogenase domain-containing protein, which produces MNVDVVVNPSDIQEKVENRLKESAADLIPWFYGSMPEYYFRTHNESEQIRHLMALLSGNVRREKQSLALRSPCGSMVTHITPGGDMKALGGVLRGYLDKDIQIARIYSSRDDSLRLDTFIFGPQPQCAVDGDNYKKALASVREGAVSVESKDVESFEQFLSSASEDYVEKFEAGRAVRHFRTCGCVEGFERVQVQLEKGVHPGFDRITVAMENPPRKGLLLRVVNVFAREDIPVDRAYSDEFDRGEKSTIAIMSFYLDTSRIDLQEDSEQWRRLERQLRLTKWFAFHGLEALADEDGWELRQVMLMQAASEFAHQFLISKDIHAYTSSRILYAILKHRDVSGMLMEYFDTRFNPDFVGDRSAALAEKRSEVRSAISMIGNPVHRKIMTYIFKFFRYTMRTNYYLPHKLGLSFRLNPLILSPMPKEERPFGIYCFHGPYCFAFHVRYRDTARGGVRVVRTWSQEHFEMESNRLFDEVTKLASAQQFKNKDIPEGGSKAVVLLGPEADIDLAVKSMVDSFLDLLVIPEGSEGFVQPGIVDYLDREELIFLGPDENITPAHINWIAARAQFRGYKWPSAFMSSKPGAGIAHKEYGVTSEGVIVFADELLHTLGIDPKNEPFTVKITGGPAGDVASNVMKILMREYGENARIVAMTDGHGAAFDPDGMDHAELIRLMDNELKASHFDPAKLKGEGAFVVSTEDAHGTQIRNELHNTAVADIFIPSGGRPDTINMSNWREFLQKDGTPSARGLVEGANIFISTDARAEMEKAGVLAVPGPSANKTGVICSSYEILAGLILSEKEFLDIKDYYVVQLLDILRLRARAEARVLMREFKLAGGAKTITELSYQLSESINSLADRVAVVLEEEVDSVADDPRLCDVVLSYCPAILVQKYRDRIINDIPRRHQLALVASFVSAKMLYQEGIGWADRLVSVKGVRDVVLGYLEEEKNVAGLVAEVRSSGLEHAGLIEEIVDCAGRKYLIQNRLGLG
- a CDS encoding SO_0444 family Cu/Zn efflux transporter; translation: MDVMLKIVLESWHVLVEASPYVLFGFFVAGLLKAFVPDVFLAKHLGGNSVGAVVKASVMGVPLPLCSCGVLPAALGLRRQGASKGATTAFMISTPETGVDSMAVTYALIDPIMTVIRPIAASITAVFAGVLVNAFPEKEEPSLPMNGLLKMSHDHEHDKCACGCDAEGKPSVLGRFRSGMEYAFGEMIGDIGRWLLVGVLIAGVIAAVLPDDALNQYVGGGVLSYLAMLVIALPLYVCATASTPIAASLLLKGLSPGAALVFLLAGPATNGATITVMLKTLGKRAAGLYVLAIVVCSLALAVIVDHLYVALGIDIRAVVSEVREVLPHWVGIFGAVVLLLLVVRSFIRPHGGG
- a CDS encoding metalloregulator ArsR/SmtB family transcription factor, with translation MSNVACGDTSSHAENVSMVKERMLSEREFLFLAELFKALGDYTRSRILFALSVHELCVCALAEVLDMSQSAISHQLRLLRAAKLVRYRKEGKNVYYALDDDHVRTLIVQGIDHIREES
- a CDS encoding ABC transporter permease is translated as MVNLRPCIRYAVVIAVMGGLWKLTAMAMGGIILPYPEDAVTAFVSAAGTRLFWEHFGVSAYRAVAAMILAWGVAFPLGLLMGCVRKVDKLLAPFVFLTYPVPKIVLLPIFLLLFGLGDAAKIAMISLILGYQILVTTRDGVRAINPKYADSVRSLGGSRWNVFREVLLPAALPHGFTALRLGTGVSVAVLFFVESFATTRGLGYMIMDAWGAMDYLRMFTGIIAMSIMGAALYELANLMERRACKWMFLRKKG